In Candidatus Desulfofervidus auxilii, one genomic interval encodes:
- a CDS encoding PAS domain S-box protein, whose amino-acid sequence MEDELKKLKQEIEALKEWIDTLDTFVGKLDAEGKLIFCNKAPLKAGGIELEEVYGKYFPDTKWFSHSKTEQKKVTEAIEKAKQGVSSRMETSIRDISGGSISIIFNTQPVIKEGKVKYITVEGKTILQEKRLQEELERKVKERTSALAESEEKYRTLVENSSDGFVIIQDGQFVFVNQAMCKILNLSKKDILKKNVIEFISSEERQRALENINRVMKYGPIGIQEYKWIKAGEIKYLQVSFSPITYKGKPALQTMVRDITEKKKIEDKIKREREAFSAVAKAVILAPDASKLCHKILNSLLKILNFDFGAVRIYNEKSKTLIPIAVSGLVKKQVREKISTQSIDDKKYVAALVARTKIPIFAPDVKKHKILHTHAQRLNELGINSIISYPLIGEKRTLLGVVHLCAYTKRDIPKEDTIFFETIANMWSIALEDKLKGEMVFAEKERLSVTLRSIGDGVIVTDAEGKVIMLNKIAEDLTGWKQEKAIGKPLEKVFVIINEHTRKRCENPFERVINTGGIVGLANDTVVIARDGTERVIADSGAPIKDHTGKIIGVIIVFRDVTEKRKREQELMKMEKLESLGVLAGGIAHDFNNVLTGILGNIILAKTYSRPEDEVVIKKLENVENICLRGKGLSQQLLTFAKGGEPVKKVISMAELIRDAVSFALSGSNVRCEFSIPDDLWLVEADESQIAQAIQNIIINADQAMPTGGVIKVICENVVVTKKDNLPLKAGRYLKISIKDQGVGIPKKYLSKIFDPFFTTKKRGSGLGLSTAYSIIKKHHGHIFAKSKVGKGSIFYLYLPASKKTKIIEGIEEKIKGKGRVLIMDDEEMILEVLGEMLNQLGYETEFAKDGYEAIDLYKKALLEKKPFDAVILDLIVPGSMGGEEAIKRLSEIDPDVKGIVSSGYSTDPIMADYKKYGFCGAIAKPYRMVDLAKVLKDIIS is encoded by the coding sequence ATGGAAGATGAATTAAAAAAGCTCAAACAGGAAATAGAGGCATTAAAAGAGTGGATAGATACCCTGGATACCTTTGTTGGAAAGCTTGATGCAGAAGGAAAATTGATTTTTTGCAATAAAGCTCCTTTGAAAGCAGGTGGAATTGAATTAGAAGAGGTATACGGGAAATACTTTCCTGATACAAAATGGTTTTCTCATTCAAAAACTGAACAAAAAAAGGTCACTGAAGCCATTGAAAAGGCAAAACAGGGTGTTTCAAGCAGAATGGAAACAAGTATAAGGGATATAAGTGGTGGTAGTATTTCTATAATTTTTAATACCCAGCCTGTTATAAAAGAGGGTAAAGTTAAATATATTACAGTAGAAGGAAAAACCATTCTCCAGGAAAAACGCTTACAAGAGGAATTAGAAAGAAAAGTTAAAGAACGCACTAGTGCTTTAGCAGAATCTGAAGAAAAATATAGAACCCTTGTTGAAAATTCTTCTGATGGTTTTGTAATTATTCAGGATGGCCAGTTTGTATTTGTAAATCAGGCAATGTGTAAAATACTAAACCTTTCCAAAAAAGATATTCTCAAAAAAAATGTTATTGAATTTATATCTTCAGAAGAAAGACAGCGGGCTTTAGAAAACATAAACAGAGTAATGAAATATGGACCAATTGGCATACAGGAATATAAATGGATAAAGGCCGGGGAAATAAAATATTTACAAGTTAGCTTTTCCCCTATCACTTATAAAGGGAAACCTGCCTTGCAGACAATGGTAAGGGATATTACAGAAAAAAAGAAGATAGAAGATAAAATTAAAAGAGAACGCGAAGCCTTCTCTGCTGTTGCTAAGGCGGTTATTCTTGCTCCTGATGCTTCTAAGCTATGCCATAAAATCCTTAATAGTTTGTTAAAAATATTAAACTTTGATTTTGGTGCGGTAAGAATTTATAATGAAAAATCAAAAACACTTATTCCTATTGCTGTATCAGGATTAGTTAAAAAACAAGTAAGAGAAAAGATATCTACACAATCTATTGATGATAAAAAATATGTAGCTGCTTTAGTGGCACGCACAAAAATACCTATCTTTGCCCCAGATGTCAAAAAACACAAAATATTACATACCCATGCCCAAAGACTTAATGAATTGGGTATAAATTCAATCATCAGCTATCCTCTTATTGGAGAAAAAAGAACACTTTTAGGAGTGGTTCATCTATGTGCTTACACAAAAAGAGATATACCTAAAGAAGACACTATCTTCTTTGAAACCATAGCTAATATGTGGAGCATTGCCCTTGAGGACAAACTGAAGGGAGAGATGGTTTTTGCTGAAAAAGAAAGGCTTTCTGTTACTTTACGTTCTATTGGAGATGGAGTAATTGTTACAGATGCTGAAGGAAAAGTTATTATGTTAAATAAAATTGCTGAAGATTTAACAGGCTGGAAACAGGAAAAGGCAATAGGAAAACCATTAGAAAAAGTCTTTGTGATTATCAATGAACATACTCGCAAAAGGTGTGAAAATCCATTTGAAAGGGTAATAAACACAGGAGGTATAGTAGGGTTAGCCAATGATACTGTGGTAATAGCCAGAGATGGAACAGAAAGGGTGATTGCAGACAGTGGAGCACCTATTAAAGACCACACAGGAAAGATTATAGGCGTTATTATTGTCTTTCGGGATGTGACAGAAAAGAGAAAAAGAGAACAGGAGTTAATGAAGATGGAGAAACTTGAATCACTTGGGGTATTAGCAGGTGGTATTGCCCATGATTTTAACAATGTCTTAACTGGTATTTTAGGTAATATTATTTTAGCCAAGACTTACTCAAGACCCGAAGATGAAGTGGTTATTAAAAAGTTGGAGAATGTAGAAAATATATGCTTGCGTGGCAAGGGTTTGAGCCAGCAACTCCTTACCTTTGCTAAAGGAGGAGAACCTGTGAAAAAAGTTATTTCTATGGCTGAATTGATAAGAGATGCGGTGAGTTTTGCTTTGAGTGGTTCAAATGTAAGATGTGAATTTTCTATTCCTGATGACCTGTGGCTGGTTGAAGCAGATGAAAGCCAGATAGCTCAAGCGATTCAGAATATTATTATCAATGCAGACCAAGCTATGCCCACTGGTGGAGTAATTAAAGTAATTTGTGAGAATGTAGTAGTAACAAAAAAGGATAATTTGCCGCTTAAAGCAGGAAGATATCTAAAAATATCCATTAAAGACCAGGGAGTGGGTATTCCTAAAAAATACTTATCTAAGATATTTGACCCCTTTTTTACTACCAAGAAAAGAGGAAGTGGTCTTGGGCTTAGCACAGCCTACTCAATTATAAAAAAACACCATGGACATATATTTGCAAAATCAAAAGTAGGTAAAGGAAGTATTTTTTACCTCTATTTACCTGCTTCTAAAAAAACAAAGATAATAGAAGGTATAGAAGAAAAAATTAAAGGAAAGGGCAGAGTGCTTATTATGGATGATGAAGAAATGATTCTAGAAGTCCTTGGTGAAATGTTAAATCAGCTTGGATATGAAACAGAATTTGCTAAAGACGGGTATGAAGCAATTGATTTATACAAAAAGGCTTTATTAGAAAAAAAACCTTTTGATGCAGTGATTTTAGACTTAATTGTTCCAGGAAGTATGGGTGGAGAAGAAGCAATAAAAAGGTTATCTGAAATAGACCCTGATGTAAAGGGCATTGTTTCAAGTGGTTATTCTACAGATCCAATTATGGCTGATTATAAAAAGTATGGTTTTTGTGGAGCTATTGCCAAACCATATAGAATGGTAGATTTAGCGAAGGTACTTAAAGACATAATTAGCTAA